The Malus domestica chromosome 10, GDT2T_hap1 genome contains a region encoding:
- the LOC103445723 gene encoding gibberellin 2-beta-dioxygenase 1-like (The RefSeq protein has 1 substitution compared to this genomic sequence), which translates to MVFVTKSASEHFSYPRTSTKVSKLFSGIPLVDLTKPDSKQLIVNACEEYGFFKIINHGVPMDFITRLESEAIKFFSLPLSEKEKSGPPNPLGYGNKHIGKNGDVGWVEYLLLTTNTESISQRFLSVFGNNAEEFCSALNDYVSAVKKMTCEILELMSEGLKIQPRNVFSKLLMDEQSDSCFRLNHYPPCPELQGLSSAGARNVIGFGEHTDPQIISVLRSNNTSGLQISLRDGSWISVPPDQNSFFINVGDSLQVLTNGRFESVRHRVLANGLKSRLSMIYFGGPPLSEKIAPLQSVMNGEEESMYKEFTWFEYKKSAYSSRLADNRLGHFERIAAS; encoded by the exons ATGGTGTTTGTGACCAAATCAGCCAGTGAACACTTTTCTTATCCTAGAACCAGCACCAAAGTCTCCAAATTGTTTTCTGGGATTCCTCTGGTAGACCTCACAAAACCAGACTCCAAGCAACTCATTGTCAATGCCTGTGAGGAGTATGGTTTCTTCAAGATCATCAACCATGGTGTTCCAATGGATTTCATCACAAGATTGGAATCTGAGGCCATCAAATTCTTCTCCCTCCCACTTTCTGAGAAGGAAAAGTCAGGGCCTCCTAATCCATTAGGATATGGGAACAAGCATATTGGGAAGAATGGTGATGTTGGTTGGGTCGAGTACCTCCTTCTCACAACCAATACAGAATCCATTTCCCAGAGGTTTCTATCGGTTTTTGGAAATGACGCAGAAGAGTTTTG TTCTGCTTTGAATGATTACGTATCAGCTGTGAAGAAAATGACCTGTGAGATTCTTGAGCTGATGTCTGAAGGATTGAAGATTCAACCAAGGAATGTGTTCAGTAAGCTTTTGATGGATGAACAGAGTGATTCTTGTTTCAGGCTCAATCACTACCCACCATGCCCAGAGCTTCAAGGTTTGAGCAGTGCCGGTGCCAGAAATGTGATTGGATTTGGAGAGCACACAGACCCACAAATCATTTCTGTGCTAAGATCCAACAATACATCTGGCCTCCAAATTTCTTTGAGAGATGGGAGTTGGATTTCAGTCCCACCTGATCAGAACTCCTTCTTTATCAATGTTGGTGACTCTTTACAG GTTTTGACTAATGGGAGGTTTGAAAGTGTGAGGCACAGGGTTTTGGCAAATGGTTTAAAATCAAGACTGTCAatgatttattttgggggaCCACCCTTGAGTGAGAAAATAGCTCCATTGCAATCTGTCATGAATGGAGAGGAGGAAAGCATGTACAAGGAGTTTACATGGTTTGAGTACAAAAAATCTGCCTACAGCTCAAGACTTGCAGATAACAGGCTTGGACACTTTGAGAGAATTGCAGCCTCATAA